From a single Nicotiana tabacum cultivar K326 chromosome 8, ASM71507v2, whole genome shotgun sequence genomic region:
- the LOC107759626 gene encoding G-type lectin S-receptor-like serine/threonine-protein kinase At4g27290 isoform X1, which yields MESKNKYSLTFLKLVLFLCFSFEAKTNTTNQKLSLGDTLDVEKSITIGVTVVSSGGIFEMGFFKLGNLSNYYIGIWYKQITPQTIVWVANRETPLSFLDMESAELKIMQDNLVLLNGNELSIWTTNINSSTKKPVVAILRDDGNLILNHGSNSLWQSFDHPSHTFLPGSKLGYNKKTKTQQTLTSWTNSEDPSPGLFSLEIKPNGESIVRWNKTVQYWSSGPWNGHGWGTIPLKSNPMFNFTFINNTNEVYFSYYIFNPSVMSRFIIDVTGEIKQLTWLNSTKQWNMFFAQPVQSCDVYGYCGAYGACNDSSSIALCDCLPGFTPRSKKDWDLNSFSGGCERKTSLTCGNASASILEEDKYWMHSHMRLPIDNNILAIGSATECEYTCLNNCSCNAYAFDDNKCLAWDGDLFNLQQLSENDASGITIYVKLAASEFSAPKVAYQTHKSRRLKVALPTTIATTLFLCSLIFLFYKTRRARSKGNPHLHNWLNTEKGENDLIDEEDEKGTDVPFFSLESILAATDNFSEENKLGRGGFGLVYKGKFQGGREIAVKRLSAQSGQGINEFKNEVILIARLQHRNLVRLMGYCVQGNEKILLYEYMPNKSLDTFIFDERNHTLIDWKKRFDIISGIARGILYLHHDSRLRIIHRDLKTSNILLDKEMTPKISDFGLARIVQGNITEANTNKVVGTYGYMSPEYALDGLFSVKSDVFSFGVIMLEIICGKRNTGFYQREEALNLLSYTWKLWNEGNVMSLVDDSLLESCNEEDALKCINIALLCVQEDANIRPSMPDVIMMLGSESISILKPNKPAFTVRTRAYSTTLSSSESYINSCNELTVTVEDGR from the exons ATGGAAAGCAAAAATAAATATTCTCTCACTTTCCTCAAACTTGTATTGTTCTTGTGCTTTTCTTTCGAAGCTAAGACAAACACTACGAACCAAAAATTGTCCCTTGGGGATACGCTTGATGTAGAGAAATCCATTACTATTGGCGTAACTGTGGTATCTTCCGGTGGAATATTTGAGATGGGCTTCTTCAAACTTGGTAATCTATCAAATTATTACATCGGTATATGGTATAAACAAATAACCCCACAAACCATAGTTTGGGTAGCAAATAGGGAGACTCCTCTTTCGTTTTTAGATATGGAATCCGCAGAGCTCAAAATTATGCAGGATAACTTGGTGCTTCTCAACGGgaatgaactctcaatttggaCGACAAATATTAACTCCAGCACGAAGAAACCTGTGGTTGCGATTCTTCGTGATGATGGGAATTTGATTTTGAACCATGGGTCCAATTCACTGTGGCAAAGTTTTGATCATCCAAGCCATACATTTTTGCCTGGTTCTAAACTTGGCTACAACAAAAAAACTAAAACACAACAAACTCTTACTTCTTGGACCAACTCTGAAGATCCTAGCCCAGGGCTCTTTTCCCTTGAGATAAAACCTAACGGTGAGTCCATTGTTAGGTGGAACAAGACTGTACAGTATTGGTCAAGCGGACCTTGGAATGGACACGGCTGGGGCACAATACCTCTAAAATCAAACCCCATGTTCAATTTCACGTTTATAAATAACACGAATGAggtatatttttcatattatatttttaatcCTTCGGTTATGTCAAGATTCATAATAGATGTCACGGGGGAAATTAAGCAGCTGACGTGGTTGAATAGTACCAAGCAGTGGAATATGTTTTTCGCTCAACCAGTACAATCATGTGATGTTTACGGTTATTGTGGTGCATATGGTGCATGCAATGACAGCTCAAGTATTGCCTTGTGTGATTGTTTGCCTGGTTTCACTCCTAGATCAAAGAAAGATTGGGATTTGAACAGTTTCTCTGGTGGTTGTGAGAGAAAAACAAGTTTGACTTGTGGTAATGCTAGTGCATCTATTTTGGAGGAAGACAAGTACTGGATGCATTCTCATATGAGATTACCGATTGATAACAATATTTTAGCCATTGGCAGTGCAACAGAATGCGAATACACTTGTTTGAATAATTGCTCTTGTAATGCTTATGCTTTTGATGACAACAAATGTCTGGCTTGGGATGGAGACCTCTTCAACTTGCAACAACTCTCCGAAAATGATGCAAGTGGAATAACAATTTATGTAAAACTAGCTGCTTCTGAATTTTCAGCTCCCAAAG TTGCATACCAAACACATAAATCAAGAAGGCTAAAAGTTGCTCTTCCTACTACAATTGCCACTACTCTTTTCCTATGCAGCCTTATCTTCCTATTCTATAAAACAAGGAGAGCAAGAAGTAAAG GAAATCCACATCTACACAACTGGTTGAACACTGAAAAGGGAGAAAATGACTTAATAGATGAAGAGGATGAGAAAGGCACCGATGTTCCATTTTTTAGTTTGGAAAGCATTCTAGCGGCAACAGATAACTTCTCAGAAGAAAATAAGTTGGGACGTGGTGGTTTTGGCCTTGTTTATAAG GGAAAATTTCAGGGAGGACGAGAAATTGCAGTCAAAAGGTTATCCGCCCAGTCAGGTCAAGGAATTAATGAATTCAAGAATGAAGTAATATTAATTGCAAGACTACAACATCGAAATCTCGTTAGACTTATGGGTTACTGCGTCCAAGGAAATGAAAAGATCTTGCTCTatgaatatatgccaaataaaagCTTAGACACATTCATATTTG ATGAAAGAAATCACACGTTAATAGATTGGAAGAAGCGATTTGATATCATCTCGGGTATTGCTCGAGGAATTCTTTATTTGCACCATGATTCAAGGTTGAGAATCATTCACAGAGATTTAAAAACAAGTAACATATTACTTGATAAAGAGATGACCCCCAAGATTTCAGATTTTGGCTTAGCAAGGATTGTCCAAGGGAATATTACGGAAGCAAATACAAATAAAGTTGTTGGAACATA TGGCTACATGTCTCCAGAATATGCATTAGATGGATTGTTCTCAGTCAAGTCAGATGTTTTTAGTTTTGGTGTAATTATGCTTGAGATCATTTGTGGTAAGAGAAATACAGGATTTTATCAGCGAGAGGAAGCGTTAAACCTCCTAAGTTAT ACATGGAAATTGTGGAACGAAGGAAATGTTATGAGCTTAGTTGACGATTCCTTACTTGAATCATGCAACGAAGAAGATGCATTAAAATGTATTAATATTGCACTCTTATGTGTACAAGAAGATGCCAATATTCGTCCAAGCATGCCAGACGTAATTATGATGCTTGGTAGTGAAAGCATTTCCATTCTAAAACCTAATAAACCTGCTTTTACAGTAAGAACACGTGCTTATAGCACAACTTTGTCCTCAAGCGAGTCATACATCAACTCCTGTAATGAGTTGACAGTTACCGTAGAAGATGGCCGGTAA
- the LOC107759626 gene encoding G-type lectin S-receptor-like serine/threonine-protein kinase At4g27290 isoform X2, whose product MESKNKYSLTFLKLVLFLCFSFEAKTNTTNQKLSLGDTLDVEKSITIGVTVVSSGGIFEMGFFKLGNLSNYYIGIWYKQITPQTIVWVANRETPLSFLDMESAELKIMQDNLVLLNGNELSIWTTNINSSTKKPVVAILRDDGNLILNHGSNSLWQSFDHPSHTFLPGSKLGYNKKTKTQQTLTSWTNSEDPSPGLFSLEIKPNGESIVRWNKTVQYWSSGPWNGHGWGTIPLKSNPMFNFTFINNTNEVYFSYYIFNPSVMSRFIIDVTGEIKQLTWLNSTKQWNMFFAQPVQSCDVYGYCGAYGACNDSSSIALCDCLPGFTPRSKKDWDLNSFSGGCERKTSLTCGNASASILEEDKYWMHSHMRLPIDNNILAIGSATECEYTCLNNCSCNAYAFDDNKCLAWDGDLFNLQQLSENDASGITIYVKLAASEFSAPKGNPHLHNWLNTEKGENDLIDEEDEKGTDVPFFSLESILAATDNFSEENKLGRGGFGLVYKGKFQGGREIAVKRLSAQSGQGINEFKNEVILIARLQHRNLVRLMGYCVQGNEKILLYEYMPNKSLDTFIFDERNHTLIDWKKRFDIISGIARGILYLHHDSRLRIIHRDLKTSNILLDKEMTPKISDFGLARIVQGNITEANTNKVVGTYGYMSPEYALDGLFSVKSDVFSFGVIMLEIICGKRNTGFYQREEALNLLSYTWKLWNEGNVMSLVDDSLLESCNEEDALKCINIALLCVQEDANIRPSMPDVIMMLGSESISILKPNKPAFTVRTRAYSTTLSSSESYINSCNELTVTVEDGR is encoded by the exons ATGGAAAGCAAAAATAAATATTCTCTCACTTTCCTCAAACTTGTATTGTTCTTGTGCTTTTCTTTCGAAGCTAAGACAAACACTACGAACCAAAAATTGTCCCTTGGGGATACGCTTGATGTAGAGAAATCCATTACTATTGGCGTAACTGTGGTATCTTCCGGTGGAATATTTGAGATGGGCTTCTTCAAACTTGGTAATCTATCAAATTATTACATCGGTATATGGTATAAACAAATAACCCCACAAACCATAGTTTGGGTAGCAAATAGGGAGACTCCTCTTTCGTTTTTAGATATGGAATCCGCAGAGCTCAAAATTATGCAGGATAACTTGGTGCTTCTCAACGGgaatgaactctcaatttggaCGACAAATATTAACTCCAGCACGAAGAAACCTGTGGTTGCGATTCTTCGTGATGATGGGAATTTGATTTTGAACCATGGGTCCAATTCACTGTGGCAAAGTTTTGATCATCCAAGCCATACATTTTTGCCTGGTTCTAAACTTGGCTACAACAAAAAAACTAAAACACAACAAACTCTTACTTCTTGGACCAACTCTGAAGATCCTAGCCCAGGGCTCTTTTCCCTTGAGATAAAACCTAACGGTGAGTCCATTGTTAGGTGGAACAAGACTGTACAGTATTGGTCAAGCGGACCTTGGAATGGACACGGCTGGGGCACAATACCTCTAAAATCAAACCCCATGTTCAATTTCACGTTTATAAATAACACGAATGAggtatatttttcatattatatttttaatcCTTCGGTTATGTCAAGATTCATAATAGATGTCACGGGGGAAATTAAGCAGCTGACGTGGTTGAATAGTACCAAGCAGTGGAATATGTTTTTCGCTCAACCAGTACAATCATGTGATGTTTACGGTTATTGTGGTGCATATGGTGCATGCAATGACAGCTCAAGTATTGCCTTGTGTGATTGTTTGCCTGGTTTCACTCCTAGATCAAAGAAAGATTGGGATTTGAACAGTTTCTCTGGTGGTTGTGAGAGAAAAACAAGTTTGACTTGTGGTAATGCTAGTGCATCTATTTTGGAGGAAGACAAGTACTGGATGCATTCTCATATGAGATTACCGATTGATAACAATATTTTAGCCATTGGCAGTGCAACAGAATGCGAATACACTTGTTTGAATAATTGCTCTTGTAATGCTTATGCTTTTGATGACAACAAATGTCTGGCTTGGGATGGAGACCTCTTCAACTTGCAACAACTCTCCGAAAATGATGCAAGTGGAATAACAATTTATGTAAAACTAGCTGCTTCTGAATTTTCAGCTCCCAAAG GAAATCCACATCTACACAACTGGTTGAACACTGAAAAGGGAGAAAATGACTTAATAGATGAAGAGGATGAGAAAGGCACCGATGTTCCATTTTTTAGTTTGGAAAGCATTCTAGCGGCAACAGATAACTTCTCAGAAGAAAATAAGTTGGGACGTGGTGGTTTTGGCCTTGTTTATAAG GGAAAATTTCAGGGAGGACGAGAAATTGCAGTCAAAAGGTTATCCGCCCAGTCAGGTCAAGGAATTAATGAATTCAAGAATGAAGTAATATTAATTGCAAGACTACAACATCGAAATCTCGTTAGACTTATGGGTTACTGCGTCCAAGGAAATGAAAAGATCTTGCTCTatgaatatatgccaaataaaagCTTAGACACATTCATATTTG ATGAAAGAAATCACACGTTAATAGATTGGAAGAAGCGATTTGATATCATCTCGGGTATTGCTCGAGGAATTCTTTATTTGCACCATGATTCAAGGTTGAGAATCATTCACAGAGATTTAAAAACAAGTAACATATTACTTGATAAAGAGATGACCCCCAAGATTTCAGATTTTGGCTTAGCAAGGATTGTCCAAGGGAATATTACGGAAGCAAATACAAATAAAGTTGTTGGAACATA TGGCTACATGTCTCCAGAATATGCATTAGATGGATTGTTCTCAGTCAAGTCAGATGTTTTTAGTTTTGGTGTAATTATGCTTGAGATCATTTGTGGTAAGAGAAATACAGGATTTTATCAGCGAGAGGAAGCGTTAAACCTCCTAAGTTAT ACATGGAAATTGTGGAACGAAGGAAATGTTATGAGCTTAGTTGACGATTCCTTACTTGAATCATGCAACGAAGAAGATGCATTAAAATGTATTAATATTGCACTCTTATGTGTACAAGAAGATGCCAATATTCGTCCAAGCATGCCAGACGTAATTATGATGCTTGGTAGTGAAAGCATTTCCATTCTAAAACCTAATAAACCTGCTTTTACAGTAAGAACACGTGCTTATAGCACAACTTTGTCCTCAAGCGAGTCATACATCAACTCCTGTAATGAGTTGACAGTTACCGTAGAAGATGGCCGGTAA